ACCACTCCGGCGCGGCGTCCTCGATCTTCGCGGTCCGCCCGTCGTGCCCTCCCCAGTCGACCGCGTTCGCGACCACGGCGTCCAGCCCGCCCCAGTGCTCCACCGTCGCCGCGACGGCGGCCGCGATCGTGTCCGGCGTGCTGAGATCCAGCTGGACGACGTACGCCGTACCACCGGCCTCCTCGATCTCCTCCGCGACAGCCTCGGCCGCGTCCTTCTGCGAGTTGTAGGTGATCGCGACCCGGGCCCCTTCCCGCCCGTAAGCGATCGCGGTGGCCCGCCCGATCCCGGACGACCCACCCGTCACCAGCACCGCAGCATCCTTCAAACCCAGGTCCATGACCCGTCCTCCAGCTATATTGTTAGTCGGCTAAGAAGAAAACTTAGCCGACTAACAAATGCCTCGCAAGCCGGGTCAGTTGATCGGGCGGCCGGTGAGGTGAGCGAGTTCGGTGAAGAAGGCTCGGTAGACGGGCTCGTCGGACATGGGGATCTCGACGGTGGCCAGTGAGTAGACGCTGGTCATGAGGCGACCGTAGATCGGTTCGTCCGGGTCCTGGATGTGGGAGAAGTGCAGCAGCATCGCGCGCCTGCGGACCTGGACGTGGACTCTGACCCAATCCAGCGGCGTCCGGTAGCAGGCGACGACGTTCCTTCGCTGGAACAGCTCGAAGATGCCGCGATCGACCCGTACCTGCACGTCGGCGTGCTCGAAGACGATCGGTTCGGTCATTTGAGCCCCGAGTGGGCGAGGCCCTCGACGAACTGGCGTTGGGCGATGACGAAGACGATCAGGACCGGGAGGACGGTCATGGTGGCGGCGGCGAGTTGCGTGTTCCACATGTCGGCGCCGTACGCGTCCGTGAAGCGGGTGAGGGCTTGCGGCAGGGTGAACAGCTCCGGTGACGTGAGATAGACGGTGGGTTCGAGGTAGAGGTTCCACGAGGCGAGGAAGGTCAGGATCGCGACCGCGGACAGCGCCGGCCGGGCGAGCGGCAGGCAGATCCGCCACCAGATCCCGGGGCGGCCGAGGCCGTCGAGCCGGCCGGCTTCCTCCAGTTCGGCGGGCAGGGCGATGAAGAACTGCCGCATGATGAAGCTCGCCAGAACGCACGGTGCGCCGAACGCCGTGACCAGGATCAGCGGCCAGTGCGTGTTGATCATCCCGGCCCGTTTGAACACCTGGAACAGCGGGACGATCGTCACCTCGCTCGGCACCAGCAGGCCCGTCAGCACCACCAGGAACAGGGCGTTGGCGCCAGGAAACCGGATCCGGGCGAACGCGTACCCGGCCATGCTCGAGACCAGCAGCGTGATCAGCGTGACCAGTACGGCGATGTAGACGCTGTTCAGGTACTGCCGGGCGAACGGCTGGAACGTGAACGCTTCGCCGTACGCCGCCAACGTCGGATGTTCGGTCCACAGCGACGGCGGCGCCTTGAAGATCTCGGGCAGTGGCTTGATCGACGCCGCGACCATCCAGATCGTCGGCACCGCGAACGGGATCGCGAGTACGGCGAGCGCTGCCACCAGCAGCGCCCGTCGGAGCAAGGAGGTTCTACTGCTCCCCTTATTGTTCATGGAACACCCATTTCCGGCGCAGCTGCCATTGCAGCAGCGTCAGCACCATCACGAAGCTCAACAGCATCAGCGCGAGCGTCGACCCGTAGCCGATGTCGTTGAACTCGAAGGCCTGCTGGAACACGTAGTACACGAGCACGGTGGTGCTCAGCTCCGGACCGCCACCGGTGAGTACGGCGATCTGCGCGAACGACTGCAGCGCGCCGACGACGGTGATGATCGCGGTCAGCAGCACCGTCGGCGAGATCAGCGGGAGTGTGATCCGGGTGAAGATCGACCGGCTATGCGCGCCGTCGATCCGGGCGGCTTCGTACAGCTCCGACGGCACGCCCTGCAACGCCGCCAGGAACAGCACCATGTTCACGCCGACGCTGCGGACGACCTGGCTGACGATCACCGAAAGCATCGCGGTGTCGCCGTGCTGCAGCCAGTTCGGCCCGTCCACGCCGATCGCGTGCAGCAGTCCGTTGATGCCGCCGTTGTCCTGCAACAGGAAGCCCCAGACCAGGGTCCACGCCACCACGGACACGACGACCGGCGAGAAGAACAAGGTGCGGAAGAACGTCGCGCCGCGGAACCGCCGGTTCAGCAGTACGGCGATCAGCAGGCCGAGCGTGATGTTCAGGACCACGACGCCGCCGGAGAACACGACCGTTGCCAGCAGCACCTTTGGCAACTGCGGGTCGGAGGCCAGCGCGGCGTAGTGGTCCGCGCCGACGAAGACCTGCTTTCCGGTGAAGACGTTCCACTTGTTCAGGCTGTACCAGATCGCCAGGCCGACCGGGATCAGCACGAACAGGAGGACGCCGGCGAGCTGTGGCGCGATGAAGAGGTACCCGGTCAGCACATCTCGCCGGCGTGTGGTCCAGTAGCGCATCACTTGGCCAGGATGGGATCGATCGCGGTGCAGACCGACTTCAGGACGGCCGGGATGTCGGCGTCGGCCTTCCACAGTGCGTCCAGCGCGGTCTTGCCCTTCTGGGCGATCTCGGCCGGGCTGGTGTGGTTGGGCAGCGTGACGGCGTTCGGCAGTTGGTCGACCACGACCTCCTGCAGCTGGGCCGCGGTCAGTTTCTTGTTGTTCTCGGCAAGCTTCGCGCCGGTGAGCAGCGACTTCCGGGGCGGCGGGAAGAACTGCGCCAGCTTCGCCGCGTTCGCCGGATTCGTCAGGTAGGCAAGGAAGTCCGTCGCCTGGTCAGGATGCTTGCTCGCGGCAAGGACACCGACACCGGCCTGGCCGAGTACGGCGTACTTGCCGGACGGCCCCGCCGGGAGCGGGTACAGGCCGAACTTGAAGGACCCGGTGAGCAACGACGCGCGGGAGACCTGGGCGACGGTGAAGGCGGCGTCACCGGCGAAGAAGTCGGCCTTCGTGCCGGGGCCGGGCATCGCGCTGGTCTTGAAGGCGGCGTCGTGCAGGAACGTGAACGCTCGCTGCATCTCCGGGCTGTCGAACGTGCAGGTCTTGCCGTCGGCGCTCCACGCCGAGCCGCCGAAGCCGGTCCAGACCGTGGCCAGGGTGTTCCAGGACTTGTAGTCGAAGTCCCGGACCACGAAGCCCGCCTTGCCGGTCTTGGCATGTACGGCGGCGCCCGCGGCGGCGACCTGGTCCCAGGTGAGCGTCTTCGGGTCGATCTTCTGACCGGCCTTCGCCAGGAGGTCGGTGTTCACGTAGAGGGCGAACGGCGAGTTCGAGAACGGGTAGGCGTACAGCTTGCCGTCGCGGCTGAACTCCTTGGTCGCGCTGTCCACCAGGTCGTCGTACTGCCAGCCGTCGGTCGCCTTCAGCTTGTCGGTCAGGCCGACCAGCGCGTCGGAGGCCATCAGATCCTTGGACAGGTCGCCCATCCAGGCGAGGTCGGGCGCGTTGCCGCCGGCGATCTGCGTCGTCAGGGTGGTGTTGTAGTCGGCGAACGGCAGGCTCTCGAACGTGATCGAGCTGACGGCGGGGTGGTCGGCGCGGTAGGCGTCGCCGATCGCGTTGAACAGCTTGAGCTGGTCCTCGTTCGAGGTCCAGACCGTCATCCGCAGCTTGACGTCGGTGGCCTTCGACCCCTCCGCCCCGGTGTCCGATGCGCCGCACGCGGCAGTCAGTGTCGCCGCCGTGGTCAGCGCGAGGGCGCCGAGCAGCTTCCTTGCAGTGATCATGATGTGGTCCTTAGTGCTGGGGATGACTAGCTAGTAGCCGGCGATCTCGGGCCAGTGGAGTTCGACCCCGGCCTGTCTCAACCGGCCCTGGAGGCGTTCGACGAGGGTGTCGTCGGTCGCGATCTGCTGCGGGCTCAGGCCGCTCTCGAGGCAGAACGCCACGAGTTCGCCGGCCGATTCGCCGATGTTCCACTCGACCGGATGCAGCCGGTAGGCGCCGTTGGTGATGTGGGTGGTGCCGATGTTCTTGGCGGCCGGGACCAGGTTGTGGGTGGCCACCGGAACCAGCGCGCCGAGCGGGATCTCGAACGGTGCGCACTCGACGTCGATGTAGTTGTCGCCGCCGGTGGAGGGGTGCAGGTCGATCCGGTACATCCCGACTCCGACCGAGGCGTCGAACCGGGCCGGACCGTCGTACCCGCGGGCCTTGATCGAGATGTCCTGCTCGCGGACGGTGGTGAGCGCCTTGATCCGGCGCGATTCCCGGATGTACGGCGCCTGCGCGAAGCCGTCCGTGGTGCCGACAAGATCGCCGCGGAGCCGCAGACCGGGCCAGCCGCGACCGCCGTCCGGACGTGGCGCCTCGGTCTGCAGCCAGTACACGTACGCACGGGACTGCGCCTTGGCGGCCAGTAGATGTACGGCGCGGTCGTCGGTGTCGATGATCGAGCCGCTGACGTAGTCGAGCTGCGGCCAGTTGGCGAGCACGATGTCGCTGTCGTAGAAGCCGTCGGCGAAGTTCTGCCGAGCCGCGATCCGGCGGAACTGCCACAGGTCGTTGTCGCCTGCGTCGAACCGCGGGTCCCCGGTGACGTCAGCCGCCGGGTTGACGTTCATGGTCCGCTCTTCCGGCGCCAGCGTCCGCGGGTTCGGGGCGACGAAGGACAGCATCGGCGCGCCCCAGAACGGCAGCTCGAACGAACGCCAGAAGTCGTAGTCGTCAGGCCGCGCGATCGTGTGGTCTCCGGCGACGTGGTCGAACACGAAGCACCAGGCGATCGACTGCACGTTGGCCGGATCCGCGACCTCGGCGGCGCTCGGCTCACCGGTGTCGGATCGCGCTTCGGCGCCGACGACGTACTCCGTGCCGGTCAGCGGCAGCAGGTCGCCGGTCTCGGTCCCGTCCAGGACGAACTCGGCGGAGATCACGGTCTCGGCACCGGTCGTCAGATCCGCGACAGTGACCGTGCGGACCACGCCGTCGGTCACCTCGGCCGCGATCGGCACACACGGTTGCAGAACGGTCAGCCTGCCGGTCGATCGGTACGGCGCGAGCAGTTCGGTGATGACCGCGTCGGCCACACGAGGCTCGTGGCACAGGCGGCTGACCCGGCCACGTCCCGGATTCAGCTCGCGATCAACGCGGGCGGCATCGGACAGCGGGTAGTGGTCGCGGTAGTAGCGGCGGATGCCTTCGCGGAGTGCGCGGTACCGGGCGGTGACGCCGAACTGCTCGACCCAGATGTGCTCGTCGGGCGGCACCGCCTGCGAGGTCAGCTGGCCACCGAGCCAGGCGTACTCCTCGGTCATCACCACGCGTCGGCCGCGTTGCAGCAACGCGAGCGCGGCGGCGACGGAGCCGAGCCCGCCGCCGATGATCGCGACCTCGGTGGAAATCACGATTCTGTCCGTACGACGATGGTGGCGCCCGGCTCGACCTCGGAGTCGAGGTGCCGCCGGGTCTCGAGGTCGGCCCACTCGTGCGGCTCGGTCGCGATCAGCAACTGGAGCAGGTCGAGCGCCTCGGCCGCGAGTTGTTCCCTCGGGACATGGAAGCCCGCGAGCGGCCGGCCCTCGATCCGATGTCCGCGGACCTCGCCGAGCGCCGCGACCGAGATCTCGTCCGGTACGGCGACGCCCGCGGCCGTCAGCGCGTGCACGACATCCTCGATCAGGAACGCGTCCTCGGCGATGATCACGGTCGCGCCGGTGGCCTGCGCCAGCCGGGGCAGGTCGGAGATCCGCTCCTCACCGACGAGCAGGAACGCGAGCCGGCCGTCCGCGGAGGCGGCCTCGACGGCACCGCGACGGTCCCGGGCCGCGGGCGTGTCCCGGCCGCGATGCACGTAGAGCGCCTGCTGGTGCCCGGCAGCCGCGGCCTGGTCGATCAGTGCCGTGGTCGGCGTGACGTAGTCGATGGCGACGTACGGCACCGCGGCGGCGGTCTCGTCCCGGCGGCCGATGGCGACGAACGGGAACTGCTCCGCGACCAGTCGCTCCAGCTCGGACGCGACCATCTGCTGGCCGAGCAGCACGCAGCCGTCGGTCAGCCGCAGCCGGGTCTTGCGGTGGAACAGGCTCCGGGTGCCGTCCTCGACCGGTGACGAGGTGAAGAACAGCAGGTCCCAGCCGATCCGCTCGGCGGCGCGCTCGATCCCGTTCAGCAACGGCCCGTAGAAGTCCATGCTCTCGGGGGACAGCGCGGCCTCGTAGGTGAAGACGCCGATGATCTGGTTGTCCAGGCCGGCCAGGCGGCGGGCCGCCGGGTCCGCGACGTACGTCAGTTGCTCGATGGCCTTCTTGACCCGCGCCCGGGTCGCGTCGGGGATCCGCACGCCTGAGCCGTCGCGGTCGTTCAGCACCACCGACACGGTCGTCTGGCTGACGCCGGCGAGCTCGGCGATCTCGCGCTGGGTGACCCGGCGAGGTTTCGGTGCCATCGTTCCTCCGTCTTGATAATGCCTATCTTCAGCAAGCTGCGGCGACCATAGCCCAGTCGAAGTCGTTAGCGCAATGACCTCTTGACGCCAGAGTTCCGGGCTGGGAATGTTCCGTCCAGCGAATCTGAAGATGCGCATTATCAGAAGGAGTAGTCGATGACCTCCACCCTCAGCCGTCGCAGTCTGCTCGGCGCGGCGCTCGCGGCCGGTGTCGTACTGGTCGCCGAAGCAACCCCGATCAGCGCGTTCGCCGCGGCCGGTGACGTGACCCTGACGGCCGGCGGCATCAGCCTGCTGGCCAGCCCCGGCGGCCGGCTCGCGATCCGTGACGCTGGTGGCGTCACGCGGTCGGCCGGGTCGAAGTTCCAGGTCAAGGACAGCGTCGCCGGTGTCCTGA
This Kribbella sp. NBC_00482 DNA region includes the following protein-coding sequences:
- a CDS encoding carbohydrate ABC transporter permease codes for the protein MNNKGSSRTSLLRRALLVAALAVLAIPFAVPTIWMVAASIKPLPEIFKAPPSLWTEHPTLAAYGEAFTFQPFARQYLNSVYIAVLVTLITLLVSSMAGYAFARIRFPGANALFLVVLTGLLVPSEVTIVPLFQVFKRAGMINTHWPLILVTAFGAPCVLASFIMRQFFIALPAELEEAGRLDGLGRPGIWWRICLPLARPALSAVAILTFLASWNLYLEPTVYLTSPELFTLPQALTRFTDAYGADMWNTQLAAATMTVLPVLIVFVIAQRQFVEGLAHSGLK
- a CDS encoding carbohydrate ABC transporter permease, yielding MRYWTTRRRDVLTGYLFIAPQLAGVLLFVLIPVGLAIWYSLNKWNVFTGKQVFVGADHYAALASDPQLPKVLLATVVFSGGVVVLNITLGLLIAVLLNRRFRGATFFRTLFFSPVVVSVVAWTLVWGFLLQDNGGINGLLHAIGVDGPNWLQHGDTAMLSVIVSQVVRSVGVNMVLFLAALQGVPSELYEAARIDGAHSRSIFTRITLPLISPTVLLTAIITVVGALQSFAQIAVLTGGGPELSTTVLVYYVFQQAFEFNDIGYGSTLALMLLSFVMVLTLLQWQLRRKWVFHEQ
- a CDS encoding ABC transporter substrate-binding protein — translated: MITARKLLGALALTTAATLTAACGASDTGAEGSKATDVKLRMTVWTSNEDQLKLFNAIGDAYRADHPAVSSITFESLPFADYNTTLTTQIAGGNAPDLAWMGDLSKDLMASDALVGLTDKLKATDGWQYDDLVDSATKEFSRDGKLYAYPFSNSPFALYVNTDLLAKAGQKIDPKTLTWDQVAAAGAAVHAKTGKAGFVVRDFDYKSWNTLATVWTGFGGSAWSADGKTCTFDSPEMQRAFTFLHDAAFKTSAMPGPGTKADFFAGDAAFTVAQVSRASLLTGSFKFGLYPLPAGPSGKYAVLGQAGVGVLAASKHPDQATDFLAYLTNPANAAKLAQFFPPPRKSLLTGAKLAENNKKLTAAQLQEVVVDQLPNAVTLPNHTSPAEIAQKGKTALDALWKADADIPAVLKSVCTAIDPILAK
- a CDS encoding FAD-dependent oxidoreductase; the encoded protein is MISTEVAIIGGGLGSVAAALALLQRGRRVVMTEEYAWLGGQLTSQAVPPDEHIWVEQFGVTARYRALREGIRRYYRDHYPLSDAARVDRELNPGRGRVSRLCHEPRVADAVITELLAPYRSTGRLTVLQPCVPIAAEVTDGVVRTVTVADLTTGAETVISAEFVLDGTETGDLLPLTGTEYVVGAEARSDTGEPSAAEVADPANVQSIAWCFVFDHVAGDHTIARPDDYDFWRSFELPFWGAPMLSFVAPNPRTLAPEERTMNVNPAADVTGDPRFDAGDNDLWQFRRIAARQNFADGFYDSDIVLANWPQLDYVSGSIIDTDDRAVHLLAAKAQSRAYVYWLQTEAPRPDGGRGWPGLRLRGDLVGTTDGFAQAPYIRESRRIKALTTVREQDISIKARGYDGPARFDASVGVGMYRIDLHPSTGGDNYIDVECAPFEIPLGALVPVATHNLVPAAKNIGTTHITNGAYRLHPVEWNIGESAGELVAFCLESGLSPQQIATDDTLVERLQGRLRQAGVELHWPEIAGY
- a CDS encoding LacI family DNA-binding transcriptional regulator, encoding MAPKPRRVTQREIAELAGVSQTTVSVVLNDRDGSGVRIPDATRARVKKAIEQLTYVADPAARRLAGLDNQIIGVFTYEAALSPESMDFYGPLLNGIERAAERIGWDLLFFTSSPVEDGTRSLFHRKTRLRLTDGCVLLGQQMVASELERLVAEQFPFVAIGRRDETAAAVPYVAIDYVTPTTALIDQAAAAGHQQALYVHRGRDTPAARDRRGAVEAASADGRLAFLLVGEERISDLPRLAQATGATVIIAEDAFLIEDVVHALTAAGVAVPDEISVAALGEVRGHRIEGRPLAGFHVPREQLAAEALDLLQLLIATEPHEWADLETRRHLDSEVEPGATIVVRTES